GAAAACTGTCTTGGGATCTTCAAAACCCCTCCCAAATTTAACACAAAACAAAAACCATAACCATAATTCTGTCTTttttcgtcgaacttatgtttgaCCTTATTTCTTctaccttagtttattttttgccaaaagttttctttaaAGTTGTATATCCTAAAAAATTATTGAATTTTGCCTCAAGAATCGTTTGATTTCGAGTTATAGATTAGAAGTTATggcatttttaaaattttgcagCAATATATCTTTTCTTTCTCTGCTTTCACCCTGGCCGTGAGCCACGACCAAGCCGCGCAGCCAATAAAGGGGCACGGGCGGGAGGAAGGGACAGAGAGAGGGAGCAGAAGCAGCACGGAGGGGCTGTGTGGGCTGCGGCTGGGCTGCTCGATCGTGGCTCACGGCCAATGGGAgataagaaaagaaaataaatagtGTTGCAGAGTTTTAAAACGGCTATAACTTCTACTCTATAACTCGGAATCAAACGATTCTTGAGGTAAAATTCAATAACTTTTCAATATGTACAACTTTGAAGAAAGAACTTTTGGCTAAAAACGAAGGCAGGTTAGAGATTTAAGGTCAAACATAATTTCGACGaaaaaagagagaattagggttagggttttgattttgtgtTTAATGAATATTTGTGAAAACTGTTGAGGGTGatcacctatatttatagactTGTTAACAAGATGTGTTTCCTAACCCTACTTGGGgctatgtttaaaattagttggGCTCCTTTTAAAATTCCTTTTGGGCTTATTTTTAAAAACTTTTGAACTTGTTTTAAAAACTCCTCTGGGCTTGGCTCGtttctaaaatcctttttctttTCCAAAACCCAATTAATttctaactttaaaataattttctcatccaattagaaataataaatatttctaattaataaaatacatttaaataaatatttaaaaacaaCTTTAATTTAAAAACTCTTTaaaaattctttataaatattataaatatatttataatttaatgaaaaattacaGGGTATTACAGTTTACCCTCCGTAAAACTTGGCACGAAAACTCTAACTTTTGCTTGAAAAACTAGAAATTTTACTTGCCTTTCTACATTCCTTGGAAGATTCTATGTTGTACTCTGTAAGTGATTAAACTTTTTGTTCACTTACAAAGTTCGCAAAACGATCAACTTGAAGtgcaatttaaataaaaaacactgaaatgagcataaaataaaataaaaataaggaaaaaatCGCGAGAATGATTACAAAGAGGGTTTGGGGCTTAATTATATTACTCTTCAATGGAGAAGAATTACAAAGAGGAATTCTCAAAGGTTAAAAGAGATAATTCTAGGTGTGCTTAGATTTagcggatatttcatgaaatgccctcgagtttttccataattcaccaaacgcccatcaagtttcaataattcataaaatacccctcacaattcgtacaaatacccaacatacccttactaataacggaccgttagccaagttttcaattcacccaaatgcccctattctgaaacttatttcaccaaatgcccctattgtgaaacttttttcaccaaatgccccaaacttaaatatagctattttgatgtttcagcgactagtttttgtgtttgaaaggtaGTTGTTGGTCACGGTCGACTATAAaagcccctttgctgaatggttcttgtaagttagatgttattttgatttgctttgctaatttcataagatttttgtcatgagttttctttcaaagtcatcatccacacccaatgagtccacatatatattagagtacctaccaaattttgttattgtggtaggaaatttgtcattcgaagctctaatacaacactcaatccacaaaggttgtactacaagtgtgatcattgaaacaatctgagatggtgaaagggagtagttgagcaaaaaaacaaggggcaacaacacgaaggacaatgcgggggaagcttagacgaatgagaaagtattgaaaacaggcgaaacagtaagatgcaagaagaattgaagcaaatgaagaagaagctaaaacaacaacaaaaagtagtcaaagttgtaatacaaatggggatattgatgtttgtaattttactgtttgtaatcacgaagtaaacacaagtaatgagaaacaaattcacatttcataaataattgatgttgcataatctgcacaaaataccaaagtgggaagcatttctgtttttagcttcacttacaaaacatctttgcaccaactacatttaatgttattttctactcaacgaatatgtgcaagatcaaaacagatgtgcaaaaaactaccccaaaaagcattagcagctatccagaagagcttgtggaacaccacttcaacctccattcctaccacaataacaaaatttgttaggtaccctaatatatgtggaatgattgggtgtggaagatgattttgaaagaaaactcatgacacaaatcttatgaaattagcaaagtaaagtaaaataacatctaaaatacaagaaccattcagcaaaggggtttttatagccaaccatgaccaagaaccacttttgaaacacaaaaactagccgtctGAACATCTgaatagctatatttaaatttggagaatttggtgaaataagtttcctaataggggcatttggtgaaataagtttcagaataggggcatttgggtgaattggaaacttgtctaacggcggactaacggcccgttattaataagggtatgttgggtatttgtacgaattgtgaggagtattttatgaattattgaaacttgatgggcgtttggtgaattatggcaaaactcgagggcatttcatgaaatttccgtagatttagggttttaacctcACTTGTGTGTTCTCTCTCACTTATCTGAAAATCTCATTACATATGGTATTTATAGGGTTCGTCATCAAAATAATCAAAGGGGCAGAAAAAGGCCACGTCAATTGAACCTTGTGGAGAAGAAAAACAGTACGTCCACGTACTCATAGGGTTCATTCGAACCTATAGCAGGTTTTGGCGAATCAACGTCAGGTTTGGTCGAACCTACATATGGTTCAGTCGAACCTCCAAAATCTCCAAGCTACTGACTCTTTTCTCGTTTGTTCGAATCATCAAAGGGTTCGGTCGAACTTACAGCAGGTTTGGTCGAACCTCAAACAAGTTTGGTCGAACCTCAaacaggttcggccgaacctcctCTACTTGAGAACAACTTCTCGCAAAATAGCCATAACTCCCTCGTTGTCACCCATAACGAGTTATGACCATGCGTAGGAAAGCTATTGAACCAAGATTTCACCTCTAATTTGAATCAACTCAATCTAATGAGTAGGTCTTGAGATAAGTCCATTTGAAGTCAGTCCTTCCGGCCAATGTACCAACTTTCAAGTAGGATACGAGGCACACATAACAagataaatttattcaaccttTTTTGAGAACAAAACTGCTATATCTTATAGCAGTTAGCCAGTTATACCACTAAAATTATTATAGGGAAAATACGGTAATAGTTCTTTAGCAGAATCACTATCTCAAACAACGATTTTAATGGTCATAACCGCTACTTCAAATAGCGATTTTAGTGGGTATAATAGATAGTTGATTGTTTTGAAAAAACAATGAATTGAATGAACATACGATCCTACATGGACCGTAGGCTGGTAATTAAGTTTCATTCAGATGCAAAATGAGAAATAAGTTTTAAAGAATCGGACTTCCGCCGACCATTCTCCAGCCAGTAATTAAATCTGTTTTGTTTGCATGCtataaaaatttaaagaaacaataattattataaaatgaTCATACTGTtatctaaaataattaaaagttacccttagATTAAGTAAAAGTTAATAACATTAATTATTACTCTAGGGGTTCCCCCACCATTCCGCTAACATTTTTTTATTCCTAAAATGAATGTTATATCAAGTTTGTTCAATTCCCAATCGACAATTCATgtgtaatttaaaaaaaaacgccCACATGCTTATCAAATATGAGTtagaatcaacaacaacaaaaataaaaaaataaaaaaatcaaatatgaGTAATTTTTAAATTTCAGTCACATAAACCACCTTAAATTCAGCTCTCTATCAAACACTCCTTATTTTTTAAGTCAACTTAAATTATCAGCACCTAATCAGTTAAGGTAACTGAAATTCATTGCCAAACAAAGCCTAAGAGTAGCCCTGGTTTTGCTTTTACCGTAATAAATCGAGTAGGCGAGTACTTTATAACTCAAGGAGTCAACGCTATATGCTCTACTCTAACATGTCTTTATATCTCAAACTTAACCGTCGTGTCAGATCGGAAACCACCTTAGATTAACCCGGTTTAAATAATTGGGTTAAAATTTGGGACTCTTTATTTGTGGGTTTGTGGCTGAGTGGAGGGAAAGGTAAATCCTCTTTCTCTTTTCACAGGTCGATCAAAAAATTGCAGCAAAACATTACCAAACTTCAGCAGCAACAATGTCATCTTCAACACCTAAAAGACGCCCAAAATCATCTCCCATAAACCCTAATTCCAAAATAATCCCAAATCAATCTCAAAATCATAGCTCATCTTCGACGCTAACATCATTACTAGCAGAAGTAGAGCCACCCCCTAATTTACTCCCTTCCAAATCCGACTTTCTCAACCTCATTGCTATCGTCATTATCGCAGCTGTTGTCGCCGTTTTATGCAACTCCATCTCCCGCTTCGTCAATCGCCCTCCTATTCTTTTCTGTGATTCCGACGTCGTAGAATCCGATGTTTCATTGCTTGGTAATGATCACTCTTTGCTCTTGTTTTCCTGTCAATTTAATCGTAATTTATGGTATTTCTATGTGATAATTGTAATTTGGAATAGTATGTCACTTAATTTAAATATCTCTCATGATTTTATTGAAAATCCtagattatactccctccgtcccacaacatagtgcccgtttgaccaaaatcacggttattaaggtaaagtataacattgataataaaaacaataattatttgttctttcaagataaagtacatgttagttggcttttatggagagagaaattagagattaaaggtgtgtacataataaataggccttaaaaaagacaaaaatcaagcacatgggttgaataaaagtcaaaaaaacaattttcaaagtaaaaattaatggtttaaaatagaaataggcacatcatttagggacaccattttaggaaaacaggcactatattatgggacggagggagtactatggTAAACTGTTGTTACTATTTCAATTTTCATTACATTTTTCATTCACAGCTCTCTTTTTCGTCTGTTAAATGCTTATATACAAGAAACCAGCGATTGAACATGGATTTTCCTTGTCTAGGAAAGTTCAAATGCGAGTAATTTTGGAAGATAATAATCCTTGTATTACGTTTCACACTTTCACACAAGAGCTGTTTAAGATGTCCTgacattcattttttttttccgtgAAATGTTGGACACTGGATTATAATGAACTATATAAAATGCTGATGTATGGTTCTTATTTGCCGCGAGGTGGTAGAGTGGTTGTCTATTGGATTAAGGGTCAAATAGGGTGAGTTCATAGAAAAATTTTAAAGAATAAATTGTGTTGGTTAGAATTAGTGTAAATAACAATAGTACTAATAAAAAAGATACTAACCCTAGTAAAAGAGCACTTAATCCTTGTGCAAAAAGCTAAAACGTCGActgggaaaaaaaaatcagacgaAGTACTTGTTTGTGTTTGCTTGAGATGTAGGAAATGAAGATCGGGGGGTGGGTGGTTGCAGTTACAAAGATTTGATTGAGTTATTCTTGCGTTGTTGATCTTGCAGATTCATGTGAGCCTTGCCCTATTAATGGAAGGTGTTACAAGGGCCAGCTGGAATGCATTCAAGGATTTAGGAAGTACGGCAAGTTATGCATTGAAGACGGAGATATCTATGAAGCAGCTAAAAAACTTGTAAGCTGTTGCACTATGGTTTTCTATGCAGTCATGTAATCTTCTTTTTGATTGAACTAATGGAAGTCCTCACCTTGCTATGGCTTAATTTTCTGTAACAACATCTTTCCGTTCTTTCAGTCAGGATGGGCAAAGGATCATTTGTGTGAAGCACATGCACAGTATATGTGTGATGGAACCGGAGCGGTTTGGGTTTGTTACTTCTTTGCTGTCAGGCCTTGATATACTTTTACATGACACCTGAGAGTGCCAGAATTGGTTAATTATGTTAGTAAATTTTGCCATGAATGTGTTTAGGTCTCTGAGGAGGATTTAATGAACATGCTGGACAAAGATGGGGGGTTTCAAGGTTCAACAGTAGATGTTGATATCAAATACTTGTACTCAAAAGAAAAAGCAATGGAGGACATTAATGGATTTATGGATACAAGAACCATTGGCAACGGGTATGCTTTTTCCCACTGCTAATATTGAATAACTACTTATCCGGTCGCGGGTTAGATCCCTTTACCTTGATCCTGATCACATGTCCCAAAAAGCAGGTCAAATTTTATTCAGATCACTAACCCTATTCATCAAACCTTAAGGCAGACAGTTCATCTCCCTCTGCTCTATCCCCTAAATCTGCCCAGTTGAACCTTTTGATCTAAAGAACTAAAGGTAATTTCCGATATAAGGTTTTGATTGAAAATCCTAGATCTGCAATTAAGTAATTGATGCACAACCATTAAGCCTGGATGCTGCGAGCATCTCACGTCATATAAAGAGTCCGAATCATAGTAGCTTATAGGAAGCATTTTGCGTGCCCGTTCTTATACCCGAGTCACATATTATTTGACAGAGTTCTGTACTTTGGCGAATTCTAAAGTATCTTATGTATCCTTTCTTGCAGGGACAAAGAGGTTAAATGTCCTGACGAATTAGCTGAAAGTTATAAAACAATGACATGTCGTGCTCGACAATGGGTAGCTAAGAATCTTCTACTTCTCATTGCAGTATTTGCACTGGTATCCAACTTGTATCTCAATTCTTAAAATGTTGAAAAGAACTTCAGGATCATTGTGATGATATTGAAATTGACAGCTCGCAGGATGTACATTGTTGCTGTTGAGAATTCGTAGAAGATGGTATTTGACAAAGAGAGCAGAACATCTTTACCATCAGGTCagtgcttggcacaaccttccTCACTGATACAAACGACATAAAATTTAAAAGGGTGCAAGGGTGGGTTATCGGATATCAAATGGGCTCATTTTAGGGGACAGTTAAAATTTGTATAAGTTAACCAAGGGGATGTCATCCGTACGAAACTCTAAGGACATACAAACCAAAAAAACTCAAGTGTCACACAGAGACTAACGCTTGACTCTCCAGCTCAATAGGGTCAAAAAAGGAACTGGTAACCTTGATGTGGTGAAGTTCTAGCCTAAATTCATTTGGTTACTTTCTAACCAAGTGTACCACTTAATTGCCAATAGGTGTATCTTTTGCACTTGGCGTAGTTTTATGCTTTAAAGAACTAGCTTTAAAATTCGAAAAATGTTGATCAGGGAAAGAGCTGACTGCCTTATTGGTTGTAAATTGGATATATAATCGCTAGTTTCATTTGCTGGTCCAACTGTATAAAATGATACTATTGATATTTATGAAGTGGGGAGGCTAATGCTATCTGTAATCTGTTCATTGACTTCATTCTTATGACAATATTTAGCTAATACATCACGTTTTATTATTGAGTATTGACATATTTTAACCCCCGATTTATTTAAGTTTTCTTCATAAAAATGACAGGTTTGTGACACACTTGAGGACAATGCTTTAATGTCTAGAAGCATGGGTGACAGAGAAGCCTGGTTAGTTGCCTCAAGGCTCCGAGATCATATCCTTACTCCCAAAGAAAGAAGAGATCCTCTTCTATGGAAGATGGTAGTTCTCCCTCCTTTCTTTACCCTCCACTTCCGTTGGAGTTCTTGATACATTTTTCAGTTTCCAAACACATGTTCTTGATATTCTTATACTGTACCCTTTGACTTTTCTACCCGTGTGTGTTTCTACtcctttctttttccttctGATATGTTatcatgttcattttaaacatgAAACATGTACAATTTACAGTTCTCCGTCCTTGCCGTTTGATACACTTTCCCATCATGTATTGATGCTCATTTGATTTCTTTCTTTTAAATAGGTTGAAGGTTTGGTGGAATCGGACTCTCGTTTGGACCGCTATCCAAAGCTTGTGAAGGGTGAATCAAAGGTGGTGTGGGAATGGCAAGGTAGTTAACTTGTCATTAGGGATTTCATTTAGATATCTCCAAGCCTCATTTGCAACATAAGTCTAAATAAATTGATAGTTTATCTGATTAAAAGGGGAATCGGGAGACTGTAACTTATTAGATATCATTAGTAATTTTGTGAGTAACAGACAACTCAACCCCATAAAGATAAATACATTTTCAAAGTGTTATACTCCGAACTTATACGTGTCTAGTCTCGTCAACTTACCTCAAAATTCGTTTTTCCACTGGATTAAAGATGTTCCCTttatatgttgttgaagggTTCGACAGTTTAAGGAATGCCTCAAAGAGTTGAATAGAATATACAGGCAATAATTCTTACCCCAAAATTAATTATGCATTTTTCCAGAAATGGAGCAAATTGACAGTGAAAGAGTGCGTAGTTGACCTTTCACTTCAGTTAGCGATTGTCTGGTTGTTGTGTACTTGCTAGGGCTGCTGACAGTTGCATGACAACTACTCCGTGCCTCTTACTAGTTCTTACCATACAGTACTTAATTGGCTATTTTGCTGCTTGTTTTGGTTGTTTTGACATATTCTGGTGTCCTTACCTTCCATTTTATCTTCATCATGGTGTTAGACGTGcaacaaaatagaattttattcaatttaCTTTTTTCTAGTGTAGAATGTCATGTTTGCTCAATCAGATTCCATGATTTTGGCTCCCCGATCAGTAGCTAGAATAAGTGTTGTCCATCCTCACCTCAAATgaatgaaaatgatgattcttCTAGTTTCTATGGCGCCTTACTCTGTTTagtccgtttctttttgtctttGAAATACTAACCTCTTTTCCTTGTCTTTCTCTCCTCGCTTCTCATTAGTGGAAGGTTCTTTGAGTTCTTCCAGGAGAAAGAAGGCGGAGTTTGGCAATCTGAATTATGGCGCAGATACGATTAATTGAAATTGGTGAGATATAAAAGCCTAACTGTTCGCATATGATCTTTTCGAGATTCAATGTTTTGACAagttatttatttgattttcagTTGTGGATAAGCAAATGTCTTAGAACAAACACTTCAGTCTTCTACTTGTTTGTTGTGAAGTAGTATGCAGTTGAAACCCTTTGCTGTTGCATGGGGAAGATTAGGAACACCACACACATGATCACCCCAAAGCCCCCTAGAGGTGTGAGTGACACTTGTGCATTATATATAGTTATATACATTGTTTTGACAAATTGATCTTGAATCTGTAATTTGTATAAGTTGGCCCGTTAATTTACGCTTCCCTATGTGTGCAGGCTGTTAGAAGTTGGTATTGGAATATCAATGGTACCAGAAGAGTTGATAGGAAGCTGTTTTACATTAGTAGTGCATAGAGGTGATCAAAATACGGGCCAGGCCGGActttaacacaaaaaataatGCCCAAACCGATATATTTGGAGTGGGCTTTCAGGTCGGGCTCGGGCTTAAATCTAAAAAGGAGTATTTTAATCTACAAAATTGCAGAGATGCACACACCATGAGGCACATGAACTTCCTGAAAGACAGTATCAATTTAGTCAAGGAACGGCCATATTTGTCATTCGTGTAGAAAATTAGATTTCCATATACAAAATTTATTGTAATTATGTAAACTTAATTTCATTACATGAAGAAATCCAACAGGAAGTTTTGTGGTGAGTTCAGATTTGTGCTTTAAGCATCTCATTGACATTCTTGTCTGAAAAGTGCTGATATGTTTGATGCTGATTGGCGGCTTAGATGAAATGTGACATCTTATAAATTAGATTATGTAGTTTCTACGTATCTGTTGATTGTGTTCAGTACTCAGATAATTGGCTCATGGCTTAATTTTTGTGAAAAGGTAAAGTTTTGAGCTCAAGATCTTGACCGAGCTTGTCTAATGGTAGAAAGTTCAGTGCAATTAGGCGAACCAAACTGTAAAACAGGGTTTGAGAATTTTTTCAAACCAAACTGGACCATATAATTCTCCAAACCGAGCCAAACCAAATTGTATTTTGGTGCGGTTTGGTTTGCGGTTTATATTTTATTGACAAATTTTGAAAGTTCAATTTCATTAGAAGAAAGTACGAGAAATAAATGAGAAATTAAAATGCAGTTTGGTTTACGGATTCTTGCTAatttttcaaaattccaaatgtaggtattttagttattttttaaaaattatgcgATATAAGTTTAAAAATTACATGTAGGATTTGGTTTGGTTTGCGGATTATGGTGTGAAACGTAAACTATTTGGTTTATGGTTTGGtttaggttttttttatttagtcaAACCAAACCCAAACCGTAAATTGTATTTAGCTAAAATTATTAACCAAATCGTAAACCAAACATTACCGTGAAAATATAGTTTGGCTTACAGTTTAGTCTGGTTTAAACCAAACTCTGAATTCCGAAAGTAAGAAAAGTTTATGCCTGGAATAGGGTTTTAAAggtaacataaaataatatagtTCGTAATATGCTATCTCATTAGCTTATTGCAACACATGTTGAGTTTGTACTGAATCGGGGGGCTGGACTAGCTTGGCCTCATTTTGTGTCATTCTATGTCTAGAGCAAATGTAATGTCACGCTCTCACAAGTCACAACGATTCAACGAGTGTGCCAAAATCACTTTCCCTCTACTCTCTATGTGTGTACTTGTACTCTAGTAAATAAGAACTCCTTGAAATTGTTCATCTTACGATTCTTACCTAAAGTTCCCTTAGAATTTAAAAACATAATCCAAAGTATGGCATT
This Spinacia oleracea cultivar Varoflay chromosome 6, BTI_SOV_V1, whole genome shotgun sequence DNA region includes the following protein-coding sequences:
- the LOC110792534 gene encoding uncharacterized protein, with the translated sequence MSSSTPKRRPKSSPINPNSKIIPNQSQNHSSSSTLTSLLAEVEPPPNLLPSKSDFLNLIAIVIIAAVVAVLCNSISRFVNRPPILFCDSDVVESDVSLLDSCEPCPINGRCYKGQLECIQGFRKYGKLCIEDGDIYEAAKKLSGWAKDHLCEAHAQYMCDGTGAVWVSEEDLMNMLDKDGGFQGSTVDVDIKYLYSKEKAMEDINGFMDTRTIGNGDKEVKCPDELAESYKTMTCRARQWVAKNLLLLIAVFALLAGCTLLLLRIRRRWYLTKRAEHLYHQVCDTLEDNALMSRSMGDREAWLVASRLRDHILTPKERRDPLLWKMVEGLVESDSRLDRYPKLVKGESKVVWEWQVEGSLSSSRRKKAEFGNLNYGADTIN